CCACTGGTCAGCTTGGCATCTCTTATTCGGCAGCATAACTACTCCACCGAGTACCGCACAATCGACTGCAGCAAGCGCCGTCGCGTGACTCGCCGGCCATtctgcgaggaggagatctTTGAGCGCATCGTGTTCGTCATGATAAACGAGGCGGCCAAAATCATGGCAGACGGCATCGTCACCAGCTCGGCTGACATCGACTGCACCTCCGTCTACGGGTTTGGCTTCCCGGCGTGGAAGGGCGGGTTGTGCTACTACGCGGATCACGTGGCGGGGATCGACAAGGTCGTGCGCAAGATGCAGGTGTACCAGCGCGCGCTCGGCTCGGAGGAGTTTCCGGCGCCGTGCTTGGCGTTAAGGGAGATGCAGGCGAAGGCCACGACGTTTGCCTCTATGTTCAAGTAAGCGACAGCACGAGGCTTGGGAGAATGGCTGGCAGCCGCTTGTTTTAGACACAGCAGTACTGCGGGAGCGCAAATCGAAGCTATTTTCCTACGAACGTGCGCGAGCGCCCGGCAAACTTctcgcctctccccccctGTCTTCTTCCCTTTCTGCCGTTCGAGCAGCCATCTGATGCGAAGCGGAATCTTACAGATAATGTGCACAGGACTGCGCAACCTTTCACTGCCAAAACTGCTCAAGCTGCTGTCTTGCggttcgtgtgtgtgtgtgtgtgcgctgacGGCACGCGGCACTCGGGAATGGGAGAGAAGGATACCCAGCTAAAGCGAGATGCCTGCCTGCGCTCGGGTTTCCTTGCGCTCTGTGGGGTATTTCACCAGGGCATGCTGAGGATGCGTGTACAAGAGCCGCAAAGGCAATGAGacagaggtggagaggggcAGGACATCGATAAGCATCAACAAGGAAGATGGCGTGTGCGAGTCGGGTGAATCTCAACAGCAAACATAccgaacaaaaaaaagagaaagggcgggggagggagcggagAGGGGCGCGTGTGCAAACCTGTTTGTAGACATCACATGCACATctgggagagagggacagaGGAGCAAAACGCGCCTCGGCCCAGGAGTCGTCCCGGCGAGCTAgcgcaggaggagagcgagtgaCCATGAAAGGCCCATACGCATGTTGTCTGTGCGGCGACGGCTTCGAGATGTGCGCTGCCTTCTCATCACATGAGAACGGAAGCTTAtcacattttttttttactgTGCAGATTCATATCTCAAGGTTGCAAGTGTAGGCGCAAAAAACGGGAGGCCCATGCCGGCGGGTGAGCTGAAAGGTGCACTCATGTCGCGTCAGGACTTTTGCGACTacttctcgctctctcgccgcAGCTCGCATCGAGCTCGTTAGCGTTTCCTTGTTGGATGCTTTACGTGCCTTCAGGCTGTTGACCTCGTGCTGATATCaactcgctctctctctgttgctCTCACCGCGGCGCACGCCTCTGACCGTACTCTCCACATGGCAACATATATTCACGAagagaaacacacaaacacctgcaactaccccctccctccctccctccctcccacctcaCCTCCGAATCGATAGCGATGCTTGCTGCGAGTCGTCTTGCCCGCGGCGTTGCCGAGACAGTCACGCGCGAGAACTTCACCATATCCCGTCTTACGAACGGCCTGCGCGTCATCACATGCGAGGACGGCAATGGCATCACCGGCATGGGGCTTTTCTCCTTGAACGGCCCCAagttcgaggaggaggggagctttggcgctgctgcggtgatgGAGTCGCTtccgctgcgcagcaacaCGCGCATGACGACCGAGACGATTAGCCAGTCACTCGGTGTGTTTGGCAACGCGTACAAGGTGACCAACAACCGTGAGGCCATGTCCGTCATGCTCATGATGCCGCGCTACCACCGGAAGGAAGGACTCGATGTACTGAACGGGATGTGGCTGCACCCAACCGACAACGACGAGGAGTTCGCCGTGGCGAAGGCTCAGACCCTGCACCGCAGCTCTCTCATGAGCCGAGACGCAACGAGCATGCTGTTCGAGCTTGTCCACAAGGCCGGCTGGAGCGGTCGTGGGCTCGGCAACCCGCTTTCTCcgacagagcagcagctggagcagctgacACTGGAGAGGTTCCACGCCTTCCACCGCCGCTACACCACGCCGGAGCGgacggtgctggcggcgacgggtGTGGCGGATCACAAGACGTTTGTACAGGAAGcggaggtgcggctgcagtTTCCTCAAGCGACCGCGCCATCTCTCCATTCGTCTAGCGCAGAGACGGCGAACAaggcagctgctgcaacaGCTCAGCTTCACCCGTACACGGGCGGCTGCGAGTACGTGCAGAACACAATGGCGCCGGAGTCCATGAACAAGTTTCAGGAAAAGAACCTTAGCCACATAGCCCTCTTCTTCCAGGCCATCCCAATGGCCCACCCCGACTACTTCACCTTCTCGGTCATTCAAACACTGCTGGGTGGCGGCACCTCGTTCAGCTCCGGCGGCCCTGGCAAGGGCATGCAGACCAAGCTGTTTCGTGAGGTGCTGAACCGGGAGCCGAACGTGCACGGCATGGAGTGCATTACGGCGTGGTACAGCGATGGTGGCTTGATCGGCCTCTACGGCTCTGCGCCGCACGAGCACGTGAACAACCTCTTAAAGATCATAATTTTCCAGGCGGCGTCGATTAGCCAGCGCGTCACCCCGGTGCACGTAGAGATGGCCAAAAACCAACTAAGCTCGCAGCTCATCCTATTGGGCGAGGGGCGTGAACAGCTGCTGAACGACATGGGTTTCAACCTCCTCGTGCACAACTACACGATTACGCCGCAGGAGACTATTCAGGGCAGCGCGCAGGTGACAATGGCGCGTCTCCACgaggtgtgtgcgcagcTGATTGAGCACCCGATCACGTTTGCCGTGTACGGGGAGACGAAGGGGATGCCGGAGTACCGTGAGCTAGTCCAGGCTCTGAAGAAGTCGTATGCGTCCCTGAGCAAGAGCACACCGGCGTGAGGACGGGgcaaaaacaagaaaaacaCGAAAGCAACAAAGAAATAAAGGAAAgcaacggagagagagagagagaggacatGTAGTGCTGGTAGCTCCCTCGGGGGAGGTGGGAACGAGAGGGTGTTTGACCATGTCGCGCTCTCCGTGACTTCCTTCTTGTCGATGTCTCTTCTCTCATGTGCAGCTGTgaagtgtgcgtgcgtgtttgtgtgtgtgtgtgtgtgcgtatgcggcCCTTGATTCGCCTTTTTCTATTCTTTTCGCTTGTTTCCATCATCTTCACAGAGAGCAGCTGAAGGATGTGATAGCGAGTCGGCATGTGGtgtcaccccctcccccctactcacccaccatcaccaccacctcctccgtgcTGTTTGCTtggcacgcgtgcacgcagctCCTGCATGGGGTTTCAGCATCTTTGTGCGCACATCCTTTGGtacgtgcttgtgcgtgtcAGAAATGGTGTTTGTGTTTCGTGCGTATGCGTTGACAGTTGCGCTGAAGCACACGGTAATGTGCGAGGTGGCAAGTGTAATAATGCGCGGGAGCCCAACGAAAAACAGAACATAAGACAAATCGAGAACCGTCCTCTGGGCCAAGCCGACTGCAGTGACACTACACAGAGTCGAGGCTTCCATGACTGGACGAGCATGGATCCTGTCcatgtgtgtgggtgtacGCCAGCCACTGTcgcgcccccccctcctccatccaCGGCCATGCCGCCCATCCCATGCGTCTCTCTTTTCACCTCGTCATCTCCGATTTCAGCGCCCTCCTCAGCGTGTCTTGGAGGGTTAACACAGCAGCAAAGTCGAAAAAGGAGAACCGCGCTACGGctcacccacacccacagGACAACAGCACCCAGACGGAAGGAGGCTGCGTGCAAGCGAATACatcgctgttgttgttgcgcaCATCATGAGTGCCCTACATGAGGTGCTGGTCAACGAGACAATCATagaggcggtgcgggtggTCCTCGACAAATACACCGCCGAGGGGCATCAGCTCTCCGCATCAAGCGGTGACGCCGGCCTCTCCGTGGAAGAAGAGAATCTAATCCGCAGTGGTGTTCTTGCCGGGTTGCAGGATCTCTGCGCAGCGGCCCAGCAGAGTCTCACCCGCATGGCATCGCTGGAGAATGCCAAGGGggtggacggcgttgcgcatTTGCGTCCGGCGACCGCACTGACCCCGACCACGCCGCAGGCGTGGAATTCCGCTCTAGCCCGACTGGGACGCAATGCAACGGCGATGCAAGATGTcgtgcagcaggcggtgTCCAGCATCTCGGCCTATCTTCGCACCGGTGGGGGCCGCAAAGAAAACGGTGTCGAGCACatggccgccaccgctgtctATGCGGCCACCCCGGAGGTGACTCGAGCACTggaagccgctgccgcagcgcagcacgctcTTGCAGGGGATGATACCTTGCCAGCGGACGCTGCGTTGCCGATGACGGCCGGGAGTATTGCCGTGCGTTTAAGCACTTTCTCTGCTGCGGAGTGGGTGTGGCTGTCGGCTACCCTCGTGCTTGGCTACCTGGTTGTGTTCTTGGTGTTTGGGCGTATACTGGGTTTTGGTGCTGTGCTcaaacggcggcggccgcgaacGACGACGGTGTTGATTGGCCTGCCCGGCAGCGGAAAGACAGCACTCTTCgtgcagctggtgcaccATCAGCAGCTCTTTGATTCACGGACAAGTATGCGTGAAAACAGTGGATACatgtgcgcagctgcgcagcatggCCGCTCCAACAGCACGGCAGGGGTGAAGGTTGTCGACTGCCCTGGACATCCGCGCCTGCACCAGGGAATGCTGCGCGCCCTCAATGAAGCCGTAAACGTCGTCGTGGTCATCGACTCCGTCACCGTCCAGGACAATCAACAAGAGggcgttgctgcgctggcggagCTTCTCTTCAATGTGCTGCAGTCCCCTGAGTTCTACGGGGTCCGCCGGCTCCTCTTTGCTTGCACGAAGCGCGACGAGGTAATCAGCTACGCCTCCAAGGCGGTGCGCAAGCTTCTAGAGGCGGCCATGGTTGCCTCGATCGAGTCGCGGCAGAATGCGATGGGTCGCGTAGAGATCGTACGCGACGGCCACAACGCGGTCATCACCGGGGAGGGCAAGTCTGGCCGCGGCAGAAGCGTTGGTGGCCGTCGGTACATGCTCTCCTTGGACGGCGCGGACAGCGATGATGGCGGGGGgcaggcgccgcctcgccgtggGTCTTTGCGTGGGGCAGCCGGAGCGAGTGCGAAGAGCTTCAGCTTTGACCAGCTGGGGATTCCTCTGGCATTTGTGGACGTGAGCAGCCGGCCGAACGCAGCGGACCACAAGTACTCGATCACCGTCGTCGAGGAGCTCCTGCTGGGAAACGGCTGAGGAAGCGGATGCGTCGGcgttgaaaaaaaaaagagtagTAGACCGCAATGGCGGAAGGCCGGTGGGTCGGTGAGGAGAGGTAGAGGAGGTTGTCCTGAGCAGTGTTCTGTCTCGAGAGAGTTTCCTTCGAGTCtttcgttttgttgttgttgtatggggcagcggcgctctcgAGCACGTCTGTGACTTCGTGGTTCTCTGCGCCCCTTGCCGTACATCTTGCTCatttctgttgttgtttttttttcgttgggTACCCttgtcgttgctgctggcgtgggagggggtgcctcggcgtgtgtgtgtgtgtgtgtgtgtgtgtgtgtgtgtgtgtgtgtgtgtgtgtgcatatgAAGTTGCCCGTTTGGTGGGTGTGGTCTTTCGTGCATTTCCCGACTTTCTCCCGTCATTCAAgtccctctctgtctctcgtgTGCATACTTTCTTGTTCGTTGCTGCCCCGCACCGTTGCTGTGAACTTCTTCGCCCTCGCTCCTTTTCTCTCGGTCTCCCTGCGCCGTTTTGGGTCGGCGTACCTGTGCTtggtgcacgcacgcgcggatTTTGTGTTGCCGTCTTTTCGTGCACTTGTTGGCTCCTTTCGCAACCTTGTCTGCCCACGCGTGCTCAGATGTCCGTGAGAGCATGGCATGCGGAACCGGAGTGCCGAAAACCAGAAAAGAACACTTCTCCACCCTCCCCTAACCCCCTGATGGGGATGGGGGTACGGAGAGGCCACAACACCCCTCCGTGCCTGGTATCGCAGGGTCCACGACGCCGACCcgccctgtgtgtgtgtgtgtgtgtgtgtgtgtgtgtgtgtgtgtgtgcgtgtgtgtgtgtgcgtgtgtatgcctGTGACGACAACTAAGAGCCAATCCAGTCGCTATTCCGGTGCTCGTGCACAGCgacaagagagaagaaaagaccaagcagcggcaagggcacgcgcagcttctacagtgcgtgcgtgtgtgcaagtGCCTCCAGGCGCTACCGCGAGCGCTCCGTCATCCATGATGGCACAGGTTGTTGTGTGTGGGAGCGCACACTCTTACACACGCAAGCGTAAACGCATGCGTAGCTGCCGACGCGATCTTCATGTCTCTCCCTTGTGTAGCTACTCATATCGTGCAGCGGTAACGGTGGGTGCTCGACACGCTCgtgcttttttttcctgcATTTCGTTTACCAGCTAGACACAGCAAAGGGAGCGTGCCGCAGaccgcgcctgcacgcctCGCTTCTCCGTCTGCATAGGCGACCAAGAAGCATACTACGTCATGTCTGCGCCGGCTGCCAACGCTCTacgcccctcctccacctcctcgtgcgTGTAACAGCTCTCTGCTTCTGCCCTCAtctcgttttctttgttgttgtggtggtggttgttgttgctgaGCCTTTGCTGTCTCAATCTCTCTTGCACTCTTGCGTCGTGATACCCGTGCACCTTGGGCATACTcgacggcacacacacagaagccTCGTTTCGTTGTTATGGGCCTGCTGGCGTTACTCTgtttctctcgctccctctctctctcctcagcGGCTACCCATCTCTTCACTAAGACGTCTTTGTAGCGATCAGGGCTGTAAGTGTTTTGTTGACAGTGGGTCGTCTTGTCGTTGTGGCCAAACCTGCTCCTCGCGATTTGCCTTGGCCGCttcctccaccgcctccgtgaAACTGCCCTTTCTTttctgtgcctgtgcgtaCTGCGGGCTGTTGTGCCGCTGGCGTTACCGAGCTCCATCCTCCACTCGCTGCCGAGATTTACACGGACGCCGCCATTTTGTTTACTTgcagctgttgctgctgtttccGGCACCCTTGTGGCCCTtgcttccctcttccccaccccctctcttccccgcGATACCCCGTGTCGCCGAGACAGCATGAACAGCTTTGTTTCGCTCTCGTCACGTCGTAATCAGCAGCCTCACAGCCATGACAACGTGTCGAATGCGACGAGTGTCACAACACCCACGGCAACGAGTGGTGGCGGTAGCGGCCCCATGCACaagtcgtcgtcgtcgcggaC
The DNA window shown above is from Leishmania major strain Friedlin complete genome, chromosome 33 and carries:
- a CDS encoding metallo-peptidase, Clan ME, Family M16; the encoded protein is MLAASRLARGVAETVTRENFTISRLTNGLRVITCEDGNGITGMGLFSLNGPKFEEEGSFGAAAVMESLPLRSNTRMTTETISQSLGVFGNAYKVTNNREAMSVMLMMPRYHRKEGLDVLNGMWLHPTDNDEEFAVAKAQTLHRSSLMSRDATSMLFELVHKAGWSGRGLGNPLSPTEQQLEQLTLERFHAFHRRYTTPERTVLAATGVADHKTFVQEAEVRLQFPQATAPSLHSSSAETANKAAAATAQLHPYTGGCEYVQNTMAPESMNKFQEKNLSHIALFFQAIPMAHPDYFTFSVIQTLLGGGTSFSSGGPGKGMQTKLFREVLNREPNVHGMECITAWYSDGGLIGLYGSAPHEHVNNLLKIIIFQAASISQRVTPVHVEMAKNQLSSQLILLGEGREQLLNDMGFNLLVHNYTITPQETIQGSAQVTMARLHEVCAQLIEHPITFAVYGETKGMPEYRELVQALKKSYASLSKSTPA